A region of Spinacia oleracea cultivar Varoflay unplaced genomic scaffold, BTI_SOV_V1 SOVchr0_006, whole genome shotgun sequence DNA encodes the following proteins:
- the LOC130464836 gene encoding uncharacterized protein — MASKKLRRYFLAHKLVLYTDQPLKQPLTKLDAAGRMLKWAIELNAFDISYEPRKAIKGQAFADFIAEMTRPTFEKNVATRWTVYVDGSSTQNGCGAGIICQSPEGDKYEYAMRFNFQTSNNEAEYEALLAGIKMCKAAGAQEILAFSDSQLIVSQVNGDYEARDPNMIKYMQAVHQEIEHLKSFEAKQIPRTENNQVDALLKLASSASCDTPRHVFWEMKDKRSIEQELCAPMVAILDRSSTWMDPIIAYKVDGKEILDDLHQGLCSSHIGGRALAEKALRTGYYWPTLREDALAMVQKSDKCQRFAHLIHRPAHPLTPIMSPIPFAMWGMDLLGPYTAAPGSRRYVIVAVDYFTKWVEAEALKNIKTSDFETPKLKEWLADHGIHSCLASVGRPQANGQVEAFNKIISEGIKKKLDEAKGLWADELPNVLWSIRTTAKNSTGETPFLLAYGAEAVLPIEMCEPTLRVMLYDENANWEMMKFALDFLPEVRGNAALRQ; from the exons ATGGCCAGCAAGAAGCTGCGCCGTTACTTTCTGGCACATAAACTAGTGCTATATACAGACCAACCTTTGAAACAACCCCTTACTAAGCTAGACGCTGCTGGACGAATGCTGAAATGGGCAATTGAGCTGAATGCATTTGATATCTCATATGAGCCTCGAAAAGCTATCAAGGGACAAGCATTTGCCGATTTCATTgcagaaatgacgaggccaaCTTTTGAAAAGAATGTAGCGACTCGCTGGACAGTCTATGTAGATGGCTCGTCAACCCAGAACGGGTGTGGAGCCGGCATAATATGTCAATCTCCTGAAGGAGACAAGTATGAGTATGCCATGAGATTCAATTTCCAAACATCCAACAAcgaggcagaatatgaagctttATTAGCCGGCATAAAAATGTGCAAAGCTGCCGGAGCTCAAGAAATACTTGCCTTCTCTGACTCACAACTCATTGTGAGTCAAGTGAATGGGGACTATGAGGCAAGAGACCCTAACATGATCAAATATATGCAAGCTGTGCATCAAGAAATAGAACATCTAAAGAGCTTTGAAGCTAAGCAGATTCCCAGAACGGAGAACAATCAGGTCGATGCCCTGTTAAAACTAGCTAGCTCGGCTTCCTGTGATACCCCGCGTCACGTGTTTTGGGAAATGAAAGATAAGCGAAGTATTGAGCAAGAATTGTGCGCTCCTATGGTAGCTATTCTTGATCGGTCGTCAACCTGGATGGACCCTATCATTGCTTACAAAGTGGACG GGAAAGAAATTCTAGATGATTTGCACCAGGGATTATGTAGCTCCCACATTGGAGGACGTGCCTTGGCAGAGAAAGCCTTGCGAACAGGTTATTACTGGCCCACGCTGAGAGAAGACGCCCTGGCTATGGTGCAAAAATCTGACAAGTGCCAGCGGTTTGCTCATCTCATCCACAGGCCGGCCCACCCTCTCACTCCTATCATGAGTCCCATTCCATTTGCTATGTGGGGAATGGACCTGTTAGGGCCATATACAGCGGCCCCTGGAAGCCGGCGCTATGTGATAGTAGCTGTtgattacttcaccaagtgggttGAAGCAGAGGCTCTCAAAAACATAAAGACAAGTGAT tttgagacgcctaagctgaaggaGTGGTTAGCAGACCACGGCATACACAGCTGCCTTGCCTCTGTGGGCCGACCTCAAGCCAATGGCCAAGTCGAAGCGTTTAACAAGATCATCTCCGAAGGGATCAAGAAGAAACTAGATGAAGCCAAGGGTCTATGGGCCGATGAGCTGCCAAacgtcttatggtccatccgcaccacggctaaaaACTCAACCGGCGAAACCCCATTCCTGCTAGCCTATGGTGCTGAGGCCGTGttgcccatagaaatgtgtgaacctacACTAAGAGTCATGTTATATGACGAGAATGCCaactgggaaatgatgaagttcGCCCTGGACTTTTTACCTGAAGTAAGAGGAAATGCAGCATTGAGGCAATaa
- the LOC130464837 gene encoding uncharacterized protein — MSSPKTVKEVQRLTSCLAALGRFLSRAGYKCHYFFRAIRKKSKFEWSDEAEEAFLKLKDHFHTLLRLVSPLQGEVLCMYMAVSEYSLSAVLLTEREGSPEGDSFEYAMRFNFQASNNEAEYEAFLCSIKMCKAAGAKEILALFDSQLIVSQVNGNYETRDPTMIKYMKVVHQEVEKWKSFEVRQVPRSENNQADALSKLASSASGDTPRYVFWEVKDQKIIEQLEAAVLDRMSTWMDNIINFKMNGVLPDDPKQAAKLQKKCSWFEMWNGTLYKAYSRPLLRCVTPEKGQEILQDIHQGWCSSNIGGRALAVNALQTGYYWPTLKDDALSLRCNKCQRFTHLIHRTAQIVTPITSPIPFAKRGMDLIGPYTTAPGGRRYVIVVVDYFTKWVEAEALKNIPKAFIWKNIITRFGVPQLIIFDNGPQFETPKLKDWLAERGIAGHFASVGRPQANGQVEAFNKIISEGMKKKLDEAKGL; from the exons ATGAGCTCGCCGAAGACTGTCAAAGAGGTTCAGCGGCTTACaagttgcttggccgccctgggtAGATTTCTTTCCAGGGCCGGGTATAAATGTCACTACTTTTTCAGAGCAATCAGGAAGAAgtccaagtttgaatggtcagATGAAGCAGAGGAGGCCTTTTTGAAATTGAAAGACCATTTTCACACTCTACTCCGACTTGTTAGTCCCTTGCAGGGGGAAGTCTTATGTATGTACATGGCAGTATCCGAATATTCTCTAAGTGCAGTCTTGTTGACTGAAAGGGAAGGG TCACCTGAGGGGGATTCGTTTGAGTATGCCATGCGCTTTAATTTCCAAGCGTCCAACAATGAGGCCGAGTACGAGGCCTTTCTTTGCAGCATCAAAATGTGCAAGGCGGCAGGAGCCAAGGAGATTCTGGCACTATTTGATTCCCAACTTATTGTGAGTCAAGTTAATGGAAATTACGAGACAAGAGACCCAACAATGATAAAATATATGAAGGTCGTCCACCAGGAAGTGGAAAAATGGAAGAGCTTTGAAGTAAGGCAGGTCCCTCGGTCAGAGAATAATCAAGCTGACGCGTTGTCCAAATTGGCCAGCTCCGCATCTGGTGATACCCCCCGATAtgtattttgggaggtaaaagatCAGAAAATTATTGAGCAGCTTGAAGCGGCAGTTCTAGACAGAATGTCCACCTGGATGGACAATATAATTAACTTCAAGATGAATGGAGTCCTACCAGATGACCCAAAGCAGGCGGCAAAGCTCCAGAAAAAATGTTCTTGGTTTGAGATGTGGAACGGAACACTGTACAAGGCCTATTCCCGTCCTTTACTGCGATGTGTGACGCCTGAGAAAGGACAAGAGATCCTACAGGACATTCACCAAGGGTGGTGTAGTTCGAACATTGGGGGAAGGGCCTTGGCTGTAAATGCACTTCAAACTGGCTATTATTGGCCAACTCTGAAGGATGATGCACTTTCACTGAGGTGCAACAAATGCCAGCGCTTTACCCATCTGATACACCGGACAGCTCAGATTGTGACACCCATCACAAGTCCAATACCCTTTGCTAAGAGGGGAATGGATCTCATAGGCCCATACACCACCGCGCCGGGTGGGAGGCGCTATgtcattgttgttgttgattatttcaccaagtgggtggaagcGGAAGCATTAAAGAACATTCCTAAGGCATTCATATGGAAAAACATCATCACCCGTTTTGGTGTGCCACAGTTGATCATTTTTGACAATGGACCGCAGTTCGAGACACCGAAACTTAAGGATTGGCTGGCCGAGCGTGGCATAGCCGGCCATTTTGCATCGGTTGGAAGGCCGCAGGCAAATGGACAAGTTGAGGCTTTTAACAAAATCATTTCTGAGGGAATGAAGAAGAAGTTAGACGAGGCTAAGGGATTGTGA